The Methylopila sp. M107 genome contains the following window.
CGAAGCCTTGCGGCGTCTCGGCTGGAGGGTCGCACGGTTCTGGAACGACGAGGCGCTTCGGAATCGCGAGGGCGTCCTGCTGCGCATCGCCGAGGACCTCGGAATCGATGTTTCGGTTCCGTGATCTGATCAAAGTTTACTTCGGCGCTTCGAAAACAAGCGCCCCCTCACCTAGCCCCTCTCCCGCAGGTGGGAGAGGGAGAAGAAGCATGGCATGACCGAGCTCCTCACCGCCGAAATCCTGAACGGGGCGCCCCCGAAGAACGGGTTCCTCGACGGCTACGGGCCGAGCGCCGGCGTCCATGACGAGATGCTCGCGCCCGACGGTTCGGTGCGCCCGCATTACCGGCAGATGATCGCAGCGCTCGCGCGCATGAGCGAAGCCGAGAGGACCCGCCGCTCCGCCAGCGCCGCGCAGTATCTGCGCGAGGCGGGCGTCTACTACCGGGTCTATGGCGGGCCGGAAAAATCCGAGCAGACCCGCTCGTGGCCCCTCGGCGAGCCCCCGCTGATCATCGCGCGCGACGAATGGGAGCGGCTGGTCGCGGGGCTCACCCAGCGCGCCGGCTTTCTGGAGAAGCTGATCGCGGACTTCTACGGCGACCGCCGCCTGCTGACCGACGGCGTGCTGCCGGCCGCGATCCTCGGGCGCAACCCGGAATTCCTGCGGCCGCTCGCCGACCAGGCGAAATCCGGCCAGCCGCTGCTGCGCTTCATCGCGGTCGATCTCGGACGCGGCCCGGACGGCCGCTGGTGGGTGCTGGGCGACCGCACGCAGGCGCCGTCGGGCGCGGGCTTCGCGCTCGAAAACCGGGTCGCGACCGCGCGCGCCTTCCCGGACCTCATCCGCGACATGAAGGTGCAGCGGCTCGCCGGCTTCTTCCGGCGCTTCCGCGAATCGCTCAATGCAATGATCGACCCCAAGGACCGCGGCCGCATCGGGCTGCTGACGCCGGGGCCGGCGAACGAGACCTATTTCGAGCACGCCTACCTCGCCCGTTATCTCGGCTTCCTGCTGCTCGAGGGCGGCGACCTGTCGGTGCAGGGCGCCAAGGTGGTGGTCCGCACCGTCGACGGCGCGATGCCGATCAACGTGCTGTGGCGACGTCTCGACAGCGACTTCGCCGACCCGCTCGAACTCCATTCCGGCTCGCGCATCGGCACGCCCGGCCTCGTCCGCGCGGTGCGCCGCGGCGCGCTCCAGATGGTCAACGCGCTGGGCTCGGGCATCCTCGAGACCCGCGCGCTGCTCGCCTTCCAGCCGGCGCTCGCGCGCGCGCTGATCGGCGAGGACCTGATCCTGCCGACCGTGGCGACCTGGTGGTGCGGGCAAGAGAACGAACGCGCCTATGTCTCGGCCAACCGCGACCGGCTCTCGCTGTCGCGCGCCTTCCCGCAAGGGGCCGACACCGACGACCGCCGCCGGCCGCTCGATCTCGGCATCCGGCGCGATCCGTCGGACAGACTGCTCGACGAGCTCGACGGGCACGGCATGGGCATCGTCGGACAGGAGATCGTCGGGCTGTCGACCGCGCCGGTCTTCGTCGACGGGCGCCTCTCGGCGCGGCCCGTGACCATGCGGGTCTATCTCGCGCGCGACGCGGAGGGCTGGCACGTGATGCCGGGCGGCTTCGCCCGCACGTCGAGCTCGGCCGATCCGCTCGCCGTCTCGATGCAGGCCGGCGGCTTCTCGGTCGACGTCTGGGCGCCGTCCGACAAGCACGAGCGCGAGGTCTCGCTGCTGTCGAGCTCGAAGGCGTTTTCGCGCCGGCTGCCGTCCGCGCCTCCGGCGCGCGCGGCCGACAATCTCTACTGGCTCGGCCGCTACGTCGAACGCGCGGAAGCCGCGACGCGGCTGGTCCGGCTCTACGCCGCCCGCGTCGCGGAAGGCGAGCGGCGCGACGATCTGGAAGGGCGCGTTGCGGAACTCCTCACCGACTTCGACGTCGACGTGCTGGAAGGCGACCCGGCCGAGGGGCTGCTGGCGCTCGCGCGCCGCGCGTTCTGGACGGCGTCGCGCATCCGCGACCGGTTCTCGCCGGACGGCTGGCGGGCGCTCCGGGAGGTCGTCGACCTGATCGAAGCCCATCTCAAGCTCGAAGGCCCGGGCGACCTCGTCGATCTGACCAGCGCCGCGCTCACCCGCTTCGCAGGCTTCGCCGGCCTCGTGCAGGAAAACATGTACCAGTTCACCGGCTGGCGTTTCCTGCAGATCGGCCGCCTGCTGGAGCGCGGCCAGATCTCCGCCGGCGTCGCCGCGGCGCTGACGGGGGAGAAGCCGCCGGAGGGCGGGCTGGAGGCGCTTCTCGAATTCAGCGACAGCCGGATCACCTATCGCAGGCGTTATACCGTCGACCTGTCGCGCGAGACCGTGCTCGACCTCGTGGTGCTCGACCCGCTCAATCCGCGCGCCATCGCGTTCCAGGTGAACGGCTTCAAGACGCTGCTCGACGAACTGCCGGGCATGCGCCGCGGCGAGACGCTGCATCCGGTGTCGCGCCGGGCCGCGCGGCTGCAGGTCCGGCTCGCGACCGGCGACGCGGCGGAAGCCACCGGCCCGTTCCTGACCCGGATCGCGACCGATCTCGGCGACATCTCGAACCTGTTGAACCAGCGCTACTTCGGCAACGCCGCGCAGATCAACACAGACCCGCTGGACGCAGAATGAATTACGAGATCGCGCTCGAGATCTCCTACGACTACCCGGACGCCGTGAAGGACGCGCGCCATATCCTGCGCGTGCGGCCGCGCGTCGAGCCCGGCCAGCGCGTGTCGTCGATCTCGCTCGCCGTGTCGCCGAAACCGGACGAACTGGTCACCGAGCGCGACTTCTTCGGCAACCAGATCGACCACGTCTTCATCGAGCCGTCGCACGAGGAAATGTCGGTCACGATGAAGGCGCGGGTCGCGGTCGGACGCGCGACGTTCGATCTCGACGCGACGCCCGCGGTCGGCGACCTGATTGACGTCGCCAACGGCTCACGCCTCTCGAATGCTTCCGCCCCGGCGCATTTCCTAAGCGACAGCCGGATCGTGCGCGCCGTCCCGGCGATCACCGCCTACGCCCGCGACTCCCTCGACTTCTCGGCGCCGGCCGGCGAGGCGATCCTCGCCTTCTCGCGACGGATCCAGAAGGAGTTCAAATACGACCCGGAAGCGACAGAAGTCGACACGCCGCTGGAAGTCGCCTTCAGGCAGCGCGAGGGCGTCTGCCAGGACTTTGCGCACATCATGATCTCGGCGCTGCGCGGCGTGGGCGTGCCGGCGGCCTATGTCAGCGGCTACATCCGCACCATCCCGCCGCCGGGCAAGAAGCGCCTCGAGGGCGCCGACGCCATGCACGCCTGGGTCGCCGTCTGGCTCGGGGCCAAGATCGGCTGGCGCGGCTTCGACCCGACCAACGGGATTTTGGCGCTGAACGACCACATCGTGGTGGCGAGCGGCCGCGACTATTCCGACGTCGCGCCGATCGACGGCGTGCTGATCACGGCGGGCCCGCACACGACGACCCACACGGTCGACGTGAAACCGCTGGACGAGATCCCGCTCGGACGGTAGGGGCCGCGCCGTCGTCGCCGAAGGGCGGCGGCTGTCCGGAATTCGTCGGATCGCACGGGCATTGCTTGAACTCGGAAGCCCCCTCACCCGGATGACTGTCGTCATCCGACCTCTCCCCACCGGGGAGAGGTGCAGGGACGGCGCCGCTTCTTCACCTCTCCCCGGTGGGGAGAGGTCGCGAGGCGGAGCCGATGGGGTGAGGGGGCGTCGCGGCTGCAAAGACGCCACCGACGCCGCCCCCTCCCCTTAATGCCCCTTCACGTTGAACGTCACGATGTGGACCGCCGAGCCGCCTGCCGCGGGCCGCGCGGCGGCGGGCGAGCTCAGGCTCGTGATCGTCGCGGGCGCGGACGGCGCCGCGTTCTGCTCGGTCAGCTTCTGCGCGAGGCCGCGCGTCGGCGCGCCGCGCGAGACGCTCGCCAGCGCCTTCGCCTGCTCGGCGCTGAGGCGCTGCTCGCGCAGGCCGCCCTCGCGGCAGAACAGCACGAGCGACTCGTCCCTGCCCGGCGTGTCGAACACCAGCGATCCGCCGCGCGGATCCGGGATGCGACGGGGCACGCCGGCCTCCAGGAATGGCGCGCCTATCAGCGCCTGAGAGATCACCTCCACGTTGCCGGTCTCCTCGACGTAGAACACCTGCAATTCGCAGGCGCGGTTGGCGGTGACGTCGAAGTGCAGCTCCTGCCCGACGAAGACGTTGGAGCTCGCGACCTTGAGTTCGAGCGTCAGCTTTCCGGCGGGGCCGTCGGTCTGCATCGCCGGGTTCTTGTAGTCCGGCAGCGCCGGCGCGACCGCGGGTACGGGCGCGGCGCCGGTCGGGGCGAGCGCCTGCTTTGCGAGCGGCTTGGCCTCGAGCGCCTGCACGCCGAGCAACGGCTTGGAGAGCGCCGCGAACTGCTGCTCGACCTCGAAGCGCGGCACCTTCGCGCCGGTCTTGAGCTGCGTCTGCCAGAGAATGACCAGCTGGCTCTGCACCGGATCGCGCACGAGGCTGGCGGCGGTCTGGAACTGCTCCGCCGTCATGTCGAACTCGGAAGCGAGCGCCTCCGCGTCGAGGTTGTCCTCGTAGAGGTCGGCGAACCAGTTGACGATCTCTTCCTTGCCCGGGCCGGTCGCGCTGGTCCGTGTGCCGTCCGGCGCGGTCTGGGTCGCGCCGATCTTGTCGAGCGCGGCGACGAAGGCCTTGCGGTCCGCGTCGTAGGTCGCCTCGAGCTGCTTCTGCGGCACGTACATGTCGAGCAGCAGCTCGCGCTGGCCGGCCGGGAAGGTGGTCTCGATCTTGGACCGCAGCTGGTCGCGCTTGGCGATGATGCCGTCGACATGGCAGGCGAAGCAGGTCTTGCCGTTCGATACGATCACGCCGCCGACGCGGCCGACCGGCCTGTCGCGGAACGAGACGATCGAGGTCGGGCCCTCGTCCAGCCGGTCGCCCTTGGCGGTTGACAGATAGTAGCCCTGCAGCCCGTTTGGCAGCTGGAAGATCATCTCGCCGCCGTCATGGTGGAACGACTCGAGCCCCTGCTCGAGCTGACCGATCTCGGGCGGGCCGTGCGGGCGCTTGGTCAGGTCCTGCAGGTTGCGGCTCTCGGCGAAGTCGTAGGACTTCCAGTAGTAGCCGCCGCGCGGCAGCGCGTGCCGCTCGATCATGCGGTTGTGGTCGGACACGCCCGAGGCGCCCTGCAGGAAAGCGGCGCGAACGATGCGGCGGCGACGGATGTTGTCGTCGACGTTGACGCCGAGCCTGCCCTTTTCGAGGTCCGCGATGTTCTGCGGCAGATCGAGCAGCGTGTGGTAGAGCGCGGGCTTCGCCGCGTTCGCCATGAACCAGTCGACCCGCAGGATCGGGACCTGCGTGCGGGTCTGGGCGGCGAGCGCCTGCAGCGAGCCGTCGCCGCCGCTGGGATCGAGCGCGTAAGGATAGCTCGCGACGAGCGCGTCCCACTTCGCCGCGTCCCAGCCGAGGTCGCGGATGTCGACGCGGGCGAGCGGGGCCGGCGCGCCGTCGACCTTGTCGGGCGTGACGAGGCTCTCGCCGAGCGACAACGAGTTCAGCAGCTTGTTGAAGCCGGCGTCGTAGAGCTTCATCCGCTCCGCGAACCGCTTCTGGTCCTCGCAGGGCAGCACGCCGTTCTGCTGCGGGCGGAACGAGAAGTAGCGGACGAACGGCTTGTCGGCGTCCTGGACCTTGCCGATGTCGCCGGCGGCGGCGAGCGTGTAGCCGCGCCAGTCGACGATCGCGCGCTTGCGCGGCGGCCCTGCGAGAGCGGAGGCGGCGATCGGCGCCGGCTGCTTGAGGCTGTCGATCCACTTGCCGAACGCGTCGATCTCGGCCGCGCTCGGCTGCTTGCCCTTCGGCATGCGGCCGGACTTGATGCTCTTGAACACGGCCGAGTTGGCGGCGTCGCCAGGCGTGAGGAAGGCGGCGTCGGCAGCGATCGAGGGAAGGTCGCCGGCCGGATAGCTTCCCTGAGCGCTCGCGCCGGGGCCGTGGCAGTTGCGGCAATGGTTCGTCATAAAGTCGTCGGCGGCGCGCGCGAGGCCCGGGTCGGCCCCGGCGGTCGCGGCCTGCGCGGTCGGGTCCTTGCAGGCGGCTTCCGCGGTGTCGGCGACCTTCGGGGCCTGCACTTCGGCGCCCTTGAGATAGGCCACCACGGCGCGGCGGTCGGCGTCGGTCAGGCCCGACAGCCCCTGCGCGATCTTGCGCATCACCGGGTCGCCGAACGGCGCGCCCGAGAGCTTCGTGCCGTCTTCGAACAGACGCTTGGCGAAGGTCGCGTCGCCGACGCTCGCAATGCGCGACTTCGAGATGTCTAGCGCGGCGCCGCCCGAAAGTCCCTTCTCGCCCTGGAAGGCGCGGGTCTTGTCGAGGCCGTAGAGGCCTGTGCGCGGCGTGTGACATTCGCCGCAGCCGCCGACGGCCTCGACGAGGTAGCGGCCGCGCGCGAGCTGCGAACCGTCGCCAGGCGCGAACGCCGTCTCGTCGAGGTTGGCGCGCTTCCAGAGGTTCATCGTGACCGACATGTTGTACGGCCACGAGATCCGGTTCGCCTCGGTTCGCGCGTCCGACTTCGGCAGCGTCTCGAGATAGGCCTTCACGTCCAGCATGTCGGTCGGGTTCATGCCGGCGTAGGACGCGTAGGGCATGACCGGATAGAGGTGGCGGCCGTCCTTGCCGATCCCGCGCATGGTGGCGTTGAGGAACTGGGCGTTCGACCAGCCGCCGATCCCGGCGGGGTCCGCCGTGATGTTGGACGCGAACAGCGTGCCGATGAACGTGTCCATCTTCAGCCCGCCGGAGAGCAACTTCGGGTCGTCGCCGGACGAGTGGCAGGCGGCGCAGCCCGCCGCGCCCGCCACATAGGCGCCGTTCTTCGGATCGCCCTTGTAGGTCGCGAAGGCGTCGTCGCGGAACGGCTCGGCGAAGGCCGGCCCCGCGACGGCGAGGCCAGCGAGCCCGAGAGCCGCGATCGTTACCCTGTGCATGGTCATCCGCATTCTTCCCCGCGCGCGTCCGCCTTCGAGGGCGGCGCCCTATTGGTCGTCACCGGAACTCGAAACGTTCAAACTCGAGCCGGCGAATTTTGACGCCGGCCGCGCTCAATCCTTTGGCGATGGCGCTCCGCAGCAGCGGCGGGCCGCAGAACCAGAGGTCAGCGCCGTTGAGATCGAAGGGCGCGGCGGCTTTCAGCCCAGCGGCTTCCAACCGGCCCGCCTCCCCGCTCTTGTGCAGGCGGAACGTGAAATTCGGCAGCTCGGCGTCGCGCGCCGCGAGCTTCTCGGCCTCGACGGCCTCCGCGTCGTCTCGGACGCAGTGGACGAGCAGGATCTGCCGCGGGTCCTCCGCCTTCAGGCTCGACGCCATGGCGAGGAACGGCGTGATGCCGATGCCGCCCGCGAGCCACACCTGCTTTTCGCCGCCGCGCGCATGGGTGAAGCGGCCGTAGCCGCCCTCGACCCGGATCTCGTCGCCGACCTGCGCCAATTCCCGAAGACGTTTTGTGAAATCGCCGAGCGGCTTGATCGCGAAGCGCACCGATCCGTCCTTGCCGTAGCCCGCGACCGTGAACGGGTGCGGCTCGCGCAACCCCGGCTTCACGAAGCTCAAAAAGGCGAACTGGCCGGGCTTCACCTTGATGGGCCGGCCGATCGGCCGCGCCTCGACGATGGTCGCGGAGGAGAGCCGCGTCACTGTCACGACCCGATACTTCCGCCGCCGGAAGAAGCCGTTGAACTCGGCGTAGAGGTAGGACACGACGCCAAGCACCGCGAAGAAGGCGAGGTAGTTCGCGAGCCACGCGTCGCCCGCGAAGGGCCGCTTGATGAAGAACTGGTGGAACGCGATGAACGCAAAGAACACCCCGATCAGCCGGTGCGACAGCCGCCACCAGTGATAGGGCGTCTCGATCTTCGTGAACGGGATACGCTTGATCAGGCTGAGCGCGATCAGCGCCATCAGGCCGATGAAGCCCGCCATGCCGACGTTCTTCGCGAACTTGTTCAGGTCGCTCGCGAGCTGCTTGCCCTGAAAGTCCGGCGTCAAAAAGAAGTGCACGAGGATCAGCACCAGCGCCAAAATGCCGAGATGGCGGTGCATGCGGTAGATCTGGTCGAGCCCGCCGAACAGCGGCTCGGCGAAGCGCGGCCGCGTCGCGAGAAACTGGTTCAGCGCCATCGCGACGAACGCCGCCGACGAGCAGGCGAGCGACAGCCACGTCGCGAGCCCCGTCCAGCTCGCGGCCGGAATCGAAAGCATGGCCGCGAACGCGCAGAGCGCGAAGCAGATCGCCCGTCCTGTCATAACCCCCGCACCGCTTGCATGGACCGGACCGCGCCCCCCGGCGATCCGGCCGCCAGACGCTAGTTCTGGCTCAGATTGACGATCTCGACCCGCCGGTTCTCTTCGGCCAGCGGTTCCGCGGAATTCTTCAGGCGTTCCTTGCCGTAGCCGATCGCGATCAGCCGCTCCGGACCGATGCCGAAGCGCGCGGTCAGATAGGCGCCGATCGCCTTGGCGCGCCGCTCGGACAGCGCCTGATTGTAGTCGGGCGAGCCGGCCGCATCGGTATGGCCGTTCAGGAGCAGACGCGCATTGGCGAGCTGGGCGCTCACCAGCGCCTTGCCGAGCTCGTTGACGTCCGGAATCGACGACGGGCGGATATGGTCGCTGTCGTAGTCGAAGGTGATCTGGATATCGATCTTGGGCAGATCCTGCTTGGCGACGATCTCGGCGACCTTCTCGCGCTCGAACTGCTTGAGGCCGCGGGTCGGCGCCAGGTTCTGGAGAAAGGCCTTGTCTTCGGGACTGACGGCCGGCGCGGCGGCAGCCGGGCCGAACGATCGCGTCAGCCCTCTCGTCTGGGCCGGCTTCGGCTGAAGCTTGTTGACGATCGTCTCCGACGAAACGGTCTGCGCGGCCGCGGGCCCCCAGAGAACGAGCGCGCCAAGCGCGCCGACGAGTAGACGAGCTCCCCTCATTTTCCCCTCCTGCGGACCCGGCCGCGCGCGACGCAGTGGCCGCCATCAAGCGACGAACGGCGCCGGCATCAAATCAGTTTACGAATGGAACAGTTACAGCCGCAAGTCGGCGACCCGCTCCACTATGCGATTGGTCGCCGCTTCGCGTCCGAAGGTTCAATCGGACAGGCGCGAGAGCGACGGGCCAGCCTGATGCGCGTCCTCAGCGGGGCGTTTTCAGCATGACGTCCTTTCCGTCCCCGAAGCCGAGCATGGTCAGTTCGGCGCCTTTCAGCGGCCCGGACTTGTGTTCCCAGGCATTGCACCCGTTCCCGGAGCAATCGTGCTCAAGCTTCGTGATCTTGCCGCCCGGCGCCTTGATCGACACGTGGAAGATCAGTCCCGGAAGCATCACCGGAGGCTCTCCCACGATCGTCACCTGGTAGCCCTGGCCGCGATACTCGTCGCGATAGCCTTGCTCGTACTGGCCGGGATCGGTCTTCGGCGTCCGCCGCCGCGAGGCGAGCTTGAGCCGCACGATGCAGCCGGAAGAGTCGCAGGCCTTCGTCTTGAGAGCGGGCGCTTCCTTGCTGTTGAGCGCCTCTCTGCATTGCCCCCGCGCAGCATTCGACAGCTCGTCGAGCCGCTTCTGCACTTTCTTGCAGGCGGCGTAACAGGTCGGCAGCGCGCCTTCGTCGCCGCAACCGGCGTACACGACCTCATTGGCGTCGGGTTGCGCCGCAAGAGCGCCATGGCCCCCGCTCCACGCTAGCATCATGAAGAGCGCAGCAATCAGAACGCGCATTCCTTTTCCCCCATCAATTTGAGTTCTGGCAAAGCCGCCGCCCTTCGAACTCGATCCACGTACAACCGGGCTTGTTCGCGCCCCTCGCCGGGGCGCGCTCGGCGCGTTGCGTCGCGGGTTTCGTTCTGATGCGAGGCGCATCGACCTGAACAGGCGCGCAGGCGCCGGCGGCGGTCAGCTTCTCGCCTGCGGGGCATGACTGCCGACACAGCTGGCCCGTCTTCGCTCTCAGCGCGGCCAGATCGTCCCCCGTCCATTGGGCCGGATCGGCTTTCAGGCTCGAGGACGTCGTGCGGTTGTAGCTGTCCACGGCGCGGCGCGAGGCGGCGCCCCAGCGGCCGTC
Protein-coding sequences here:
- a CDS encoding circularly permuted type 2 ATP-grasp protein, which encodes MTELLTAEILNGAPPKNGFLDGYGPSAGVHDEMLAPDGSVRPHYRQMIAALARMSEAERTRRSASAAQYLREAGVYYRVYGGPEKSEQTRSWPLGEPPLIIARDEWERLVAGLTQRAGFLEKLIADFYGDRRLLTDGVLPAAILGRNPEFLRPLADQAKSGQPLLRFIAVDLGRGPDGRWWVLGDRTQAPSGAGFALENRVATARAFPDLIRDMKVQRLAGFFRRFRESLNAMIDPKDRGRIGLLTPGPANETYFEHAYLARYLGFLLLEGGDLSVQGAKVVVRTVDGAMPINVLWRRLDSDFADPLELHSGSRIGTPGLVRAVRRGALQMVNALGSGILETRALLAFQPALARALIGEDLILPTVATWWCGQENERAYVSANRDRLSLSRAFPQGADTDDRRRPLDLGIRRDPSDRLLDELDGHGMGIVGQEIVGLSTAPVFVDGRLSARPVTMRVYLARDAEGWHVMPGGFARTSSSADPLAVSMQAGGFSVDVWAPSDKHEREVSLLSSSKAFSRRLPSAPPARAADNLYWLGRYVERAEAATRLVRLYAARVAEGERRDDLEGRVAELLTDFDVDVLEGDPAEGLLALARRAFWTASRIRDRFSPDGWRALREVVDLIEAHLKLEGPGDLVDLTSAALTRFAGFAGLVQENMYQFTGWRFLQIGRLLERGQISAGVAAALTGEKPPEGGLEALLEFSDSRITYRRRYTVDLSRETVLDLVVLDPLNPRAIAFQVNGFKTLLDELPGMRRGETLHPVSRRAARLQVRLATGDAAEATGPFLTRIATDLGDISNLLNQRYFGNAAQINTDPLDAE
- a CDS encoding transglutaminase family protein produces the protein MNYEIALEISYDYPDAVKDARHILRVRPRVEPGQRVSSISLAVSPKPDELVTERDFFGNQIDHVFIEPSHEEMSVTMKARVAVGRATFDLDATPAVGDLIDVANGSRLSNASAPAHFLSDSRIVRAVPAITAYARDSLDFSAPAGEAILAFSRRIQKEFKYDPEATEVDTPLEVAFRQREGVCQDFAHIMISALRGVGVPAAYVSGYIRTIPPPGKKRLEGADAMHAWVAVWLGAKIGWRGFDPTNGILALNDHIVVASGRDYSDVAPIDGVLITAGPHTTTHTVDVKPLDEIPLGR
- a CDS encoding c-type cytochrome, giving the protein MTMHRVTIAALGLAGLAVAGPAFAEPFRDDAFATYKGDPKNGAYVAGAAGCAACHSSGDDPKLLSGGLKMDTFIGTLFASNITADPAGIGGWSNAQFLNATMRGIGKDGRHLYPVMPYASYAGMNPTDMLDVKAYLETLPKSDARTEANRISWPYNMSVTMNLWKRANLDETAFAPGDGSQLARGRYLVEAVGGCGECHTPRTGLYGLDKTRAFQGEKGLSGGAALDISKSRIASVGDATFAKRLFEDGTKLSGAPFGDPVMRKIAQGLSGLTDADRRAVVAYLKGAEVQAPKVADTAEAACKDPTAQAATAGADPGLARAADDFMTNHCRNCHGPGASAQGSYPAGDLPSIAADAAFLTPGDAANSAVFKSIKSGRMPKGKQPSAAEIDAFGKWIDSLKQPAPIAASALAGPPRKRAIVDWRGYTLAAAGDIGKVQDADKPFVRYFSFRPQQNGVLPCEDQKRFAERMKLYDAGFNKLLNSLSLGESLVTPDKVDGAPAPLARVDIRDLGWDAAKWDALVASYPYALDPSGGDGSLQALAAQTRTQVPILRVDWFMANAAKPALYHTLLDLPQNIADLEKGRLGVNVDDNIRRRRIVRAAFLQGASGVSDHNRMIERHALPRGGYYWKSYDFAESRNLQDLTKRPHGPPEIGQLEQGLESFHHDGGEMIFQLPNGLQGYYLSTAKGDRLDEGPTSIVSFRDRPVGRVGGVIVSNGKTCFACHVDGIIAKRDQLRSKIETTFPAGQRELLLDMYVPQKQLEATYDADRKAFVAALDKIGATQTAPDGTRTSATGPGKEEIVNWFADLYEDNLDAEALASEFDMTAEQFQTAASLVRDPVQSQLVILWQTQLKTGAKVPRFEVEQQFAALSKPLLGVQALEAKPLAKQALAPTGAAPVPAVAPALPDYKNPAMQTDGPAGKLTLELKVASSNVFVGQELHFDVTANRACELQVFYVEETGNVEVISQALIGAPFLEAGVPRRIPDPRGGSLVFDTPGRDESLVLFCREGGLREQRLSAEQAKALASVSRGAPTRGLAQKLTEQNAAPSAPATITSLSSPAAARPAAGGSAVHIVTFNVKGH
- a CDS encoding ferric reductase-like transmembrane domain-containing protein, producing the protein MTGRAICFALCAFAAMLSIPAASWTGLATWLSLACSSAAFVAMALNQFLATRPRFAEPLFGGLDQIYRMHRHLGILALVLILVHFFLTPDFQGKQLASDLNKFAKNVGMAGFIGLMALIALSLIKRIPFTKIETPYHWWRLSHRLIGVFFAFIAFHQFFIKRPFAGDAWLANYLAFFAVLGVVSYLYAEFNGFFRRRKYRVVTVTRLSSATIVEARPIGRPIKVKPGQFAFLSFVKPGLREPHPFTVAGYGKDGSVRFAIKPLGDFTKRLRELAQVGDEIRVEGGYGRFTHARGGEKQVWLAGGIGITPFLAMASSLKAEDPRQILLVHCVRDDAEAVEAEKLAARDAELPNFTFRLHKSGEAGRLEAAGLKAAAPFDLNGADLWFCGPPLLRSAIAKGLSAAGVKIRRLEFERFEFR
- a CDS encoding OmpA family protein, translated to MRGARLLVGALGALVLWGPAAAQTVSSETIVNKLQPKPAQTRGLTRSFGPAAAAPAVSPEDKAFLQNLAPTRGLKQFEREKVAEIVAKQDLPKIDIQITFDYDSDHIRPSSIPDVNELGKALVSAQLANARLLLNGHTDAAGSPDYNQALSERRAKAIGAYLTARFGIGPERLIAIGYGKERLKNSAEPLAEENRRVEIVNLSQN